One window of the Trifolium pratense cultivar HEN17-A07 linkage group LG2, ARS_RC_1.1, whole genome shotgun sequence genome contains the following:
- the LOC123911599 gene encoding ruBisCO large subunit-binding protein subunit beta, chloroplastic, translating into MASSSPSPFSATLSFANPSSVPRPRASTFSVLNTRAMSKDLYFNHDGSTTKKLLAGVDLVAELLGVTLGPKGRNVVLHNKYGPPKIVNDGETVLKEIELEDPLENVGVKLVRQAGAKTNILAGDGSTTSVILAHGLIKEGTKVIAAGMNPIQIARGIEKTAKALVSELSLMSREVEDHELKDVAAVSAGNDYIVGNMISEALHKVGRKGVVTIEKGKSIDNSLEIVEGMQFDRGYMSPYFVTDRRKMTVELQDCKLLLVDKKITNPKELLNILNSAVKEKYSILIVAEGIEQDALAPIIKNKLRGVLKVAAIKAPAFGERKTHYLEDIAILTGGTVIREDMNFTLEKASMNVLGSATKIVITRDSTLVVTDGSTKEAVEKRVSQLKTLIENTEENFQKNIINERIARLSGGIAILQVGAQTQVELKDKQLRMEDALNATKSAIDEGVVVGGGCSLLRLSQKVDSIKDLLDNEEQKIGAEIFKRALSYPTRKIAKNAGVNGNVVINKVLSDDNMNFGYNAATDCYEDLMKARIIDPTKVVRCCIEHAASVAKTFLTANAVVIDRMELQRPLPRRKPMAMPSNPMAMPRNPMAMPSNPMAMPRNPMTSSGLGPLGF; encoded by the exons ATGGCATCTTCTTCTCCATCCCCTTTCTCTGCTACACTCTCCTTTGCAAATCCATCGTCAGTGCCTAGACCCCGAGCTTCAACTTTTTCTGTGCTAAACACAAGAGCTATGTCCAAAGATCTTTATTTCAACCATGATGGTTCAACCACAAAGAAACTTCTT GCAGGGGTGGACTTAGTGGCAGAGCTGCTTGGTGTTACATTGGGTCCTAAGGGGAGAAATGTTGTGTTGCATAACAAGTATGGACCACCCAAGATTGTAAATGATGGAGAGACTGTTCTCAAAgag ATTGAATTGGAAGATCCATTGGAAAATGTTGGAGTTAAATTGGTAAGACAAGCAGGTGCAAAAACCAATATCTTAGCTGGTGATGGCTCAACTACTTCTGTTATTCTTGCTCATGGCTTAATCAAAGAGGGAACAAAG GTTATTGCAGCTGGAATGAATCCTATCCAAATTGCTCGCGGGATTGAGAAGACAGCAAAAGCACTTGTTTCTGAACTTAGTTTGATGTCTAGAGAA GTTGAGGATCATGAACTTAAAGATGTTGCAGCAGTAAGCGCAGGGAACGATTATATAGTGGGAAACATGATTTCCGAGGCTTTGCATAAAGTAGGAAGAAAAGGAGTAGTGACAATTGAAAAAGGAAAGAGCATTGACAATAGTCTAGAGATAGTAGAAGGAATGCAATTTGATCGTGGATATATGTCTCCATACTTCGTCACAGATCGAAGAAAGATGACAGTTGAACTTCAAGACTGCAAG TTGCTATTAGTTGACAAAAAGATCACAAATCCAAAGGAGCTACTTAACATATTGAATAGCGCGGTGAAAGAGAAGTATTCAATTTTGATAGTTGCAGAGGGAATTGAGCAGGATGCACTTGCtccaattattaaaaataaacttaGGGGTGTACTTAAAGTTGCTGCTATTAAAGCTCCTGCGTTTGGTGAACGCAAGACTCACTATTTAGAAGATATTGCCATCTTGACTGGAG GTACCGTAATAAGAGAAGATATGAATTTCACCTTAGAAAAGGCTAGTATGAATGTGCTTGGTTCAGCTACCAAGATTGTCATAACAAGAGATTCTACCTTAGTAGTCACTGATGGCAGTACTAAAGAAGCTGTTGAAAAGAGGGTGTCTCAACTAAAGACCCTTATTGAG AATACTGAAGAAAATTTCcaaaagaatataataaatGAAAGGATAGCAAGATTATCAGGGGGCATTGCCATTCTTCAG GTAGGAGCACAAACACAAGTAGAGTTGAAGGATAAACAACTAAGAATGGAGGATGCCTTAAATGCAACAAAG TCGGCAATTGACGAAGGTGTAGTAGTTGGTGGTGGCTGTAGCCTTTTAAGGCTATCTCAAAAGGTGGATAGCATAAAAGATCTCCTTGACAATGAAGAGCAAAAG ATTGGTGCTGAAATCTTCAAAAGAGCTTTGAGCTATCCTACTAGAAAGATAGCAAAAAATGCTGGTGTAAATGGCAATGTTGTCATAAATAAG GTTTTATCAGATGATAATATGAATTTTGGTTACAATGCTGCTACAGACTGTTATGAGGATCTCATGAAGGCTAGAATCATAGATCCAACAAAG GTAGTTAGATGTTGTATAGAGCATGCAGCTTCTGTGGCCAAGACATTTCTAACAGCAAATGCTGTTGTGATCGACCGCATGGAGCTACAACGACCATTACCACGTAGAAAGCCCATGGCTATGCCTAGCAATCCCATGGCTATGCCTAGAAATCCCATGGCTATGCCTAGCAATCCCATGGCTATGCCTAGAAATCCCATGACTAGTTCAG GTTTAGGACCACTTGGATTTTAA